Genomic window (Cellulosilyticum lentocellum DSM 5427):
AAAAAGCACAGCTTTTTAAAGCACTTTCTGATAGTAATCGTGTGATGATTTTAGAGATGCTAAAGGATGGAGAAATGTGTGCATGTCACTTACTTGAAAGGTTTCAAATTACACAACCTACTTTATCTCATCATATGAGATTATTATGTGAATGTGATTTGGTTATAGCAAGACGTGAGGGTAAATGGATGCATTATTCACTTAATACTAAAACACTGGGAGCATTAAGTGATTATTTTAAAGAGATGATCTAAAAGCTACTAATAAAGGTAGCTTTTTTATTTTAAGTAATTTATTTGTGATACTGATAGATGAATATAGTAGAGAAGTACCCTTCTTATCTATTGACGGTATTATTAAAATCAATTAAAATACATATAGATAATTAT
Coding sequences:
- a CDS encoding ArsR/SmtB family transcription factor — its product is MNEECREKAQLFKALSDSNRVMILEMLKDGEMCACHLLERFQITQPTLSHHMRLLCECDLVIARREGKWMHYSLNTKTLGALSDYFKEMI